In Opitutaceae bacterium TAV5, one genomic interval encodes:
- a CDS encoding phosphoglycerate dehydrogenase, with translation MPAIPLVEEYCSPRSSAHAETSRILFALDHSEWACFFPNGTADLAAHGRADYCDVEMLAGPDAWRERVLRIRPRVIVSAWRTPAIVGELACSGGGPVEYVCHVAGSVRHLVTRAQIEGGLLVSNWGSLVAPIVAEHALLLVLAGLRNLPSWRDVLGWPDDRRRERLATRCLHGKRVAIHGFGAIARKLIGLLRPFGVSIYAYSAGVPVSFMEEHGAHPVSSLEELCAGADVFVTCEALTPATQGVIGPDVLALLPDGAVFVNVGRGRLVDEPALLRIAREKRLRVASDVFVSEPVSPGSPFVSLPEALVSPHIGGPTDDMYPLCGDYALANVNRYLAGQPVESMVALTAYDRST, from the coding sequence ATGCCCGCAATCCCCCTTGTCGAAGAGTATTGCTCCCCGCGGTCTTCAGCCCACGCCGAAACCTCGCGTATTCTCTTCGCCCTGGATCACAGCGAATGGGCATGCTTTTTCCCCAATGGAACCGCGGACCTCGCGGCCCACGGACGGGCGGATTATTGCGATGTCGAGATGCTGGCGGGACCCGATGCCTGGCGGGAGCGGGTGCTGCGTATCCGTCCGCGTGTGATTGTCAGTGCATGGCGCACGCCTGCCATCGTCGGGGAGCTCGCCTGTTCCGGGGGAGGGCCGGTGGAGTATGTGTGTCATGTCGCCGGTTCGGTGCGCCATCTGGTGACACGTGCACAGATAGAAGGGGGGCTGCTCGTCAGCAACTGGGGTTCGCTCGTCGCCCCGATTGTGGCGGAACATGCGTTGCTCCTCGTTCTCGCCGGTTTGCGCAATCTGCCTTCGTGGCGTGACGTCCTGGGCTGGCCTGATGACCGCCGCCGGGAACGACTGGCCACCCGCTGCCTGCATGGCAAGCGAGTCGCCATCCATGGTTTCGGAGCCATCGCACGAAAGCTCATCGGCTTGCTGCGTCCGTTCGGCGTATCCATTTACGCTTACTCAGCCGGTGTTCCGGTCTCCTTCATGGAGGAACACGGAGCGCATCCGGTTTCCTCGCTGGAGGAGCTTTGCGCCGGAGCCGATGTATTTGTGACTTGCGAGGCGCTCACTCCCGCGACCCAAGGTGTGATTGGCCCGGATGTCCTGGCCTTGCTGCCGGATGGCGCGGTGTTCGTCAACGTGGGCCGTGGGCGCCTGGTTGACGAGCCAGCTCTCTTGCGAATCGCCCGTGAAAAACGCCTGCGCGTCGCCAGCGACGTATTTGTCAGCGAGCCCGTTTCCCCGGGCTCACCCTTTGTCAGCCTGCCCGAGGCGCTGGTCTCCCCTCATATCGGCGGACCGACCGATGATATGTATCCATTGTGCGGTGACTACGCTCTCGCCAACGTGAACCGCTATCTTGCGGGGCAACCGGTTGAGTCGATGGTGGCCCTCACCGCCTACGACCGCTCCACCTGA
- a CDS encoding transcriptional regulator, with protein sequence MSKIRQRSFYRETLAWCGDCPRETMPWLSSFFRSVENYGARLGYAVEYFHFKQGTSRELARLASIWRARGIRGVLLGPFRSGRTGLAFPWEGFAWVSIGHAVDTPTLHSVGRDYATDIKTALDWLKSQGCRGPCFIQDPEVAHLFRRPMLEAALLHYHGASPRPREPFYEIDPKRPEAFGRWFRANRPDGVILSRKLSEPLRRMTAAVDGLPQVLLSSTETRGVAHFTARYEVIGQAAVNLTHRLLINREFGLPAYKQTVALNSVLFTGEEDAVAASESLSGAP encoded by the coding sequence ATGTCAAAAATCCGCCAGCGGAGTTTTTATCGGGAGACGCTCGCCTGGTGCGGAGATTGTCCGCGAGAGACGATGCCTTGGCTGTCATCCTTTTTCCGGTCGGTAGAGAATTACGGAGCGCGGCTGGGTTATGCCGTGGAGTATTTTCATTTCAAGCAGGGGACATCGCGGGAGTTGGCGAGGCTGGCTTCCATCTGGCGGGCGCGTGGTATTCGCGGAGTATTACTGGGACCCTTTCGTTCGGGACGAACCGGGCTGGCTTTCCCGTGGGAGGGGTTTGCGTGGGTGTCGATCGGCCATGCGGTGGATACGCCGACACTGCATTCGGTCGGGCGGGATTATGCGACCGACATCAAGACTGCTCTGGATTGGCTGAAGTCGCAGGGCTGCCGGGGTCCCTGTTTCATTCAGGATCCGGAGGTCGCCCATCTTTTCAGACGGCCCATGCTGGAGGCGGCATTGCTGCATTATCACGGAGCAAGCCCACGGCCGCGGGAGCCGTTTTACGAAATCGATCCCAAGCGGCCGGAGGCATTCGGGCGGTGGTTTCGGGCGAACCGGCCCGACGGGGTGATTTTATCCCGGAAGTTGAGCGAGCCTTTGCGCCGGATGACGGCAGCAGTGGATGGGTTGCCGCAGGTCCTGCTTTCATCGACGGAGACTCGCGGCGTCGCGCATTTTACCGCCCGCTATGAGGTGATCGGCCAGGCTGCGGTCAACCTGACGCATCGTTTGCTGATCAACCGGGAGTTTGGCCTGCCGGCCTACAAACAGACGGTGGCGCTGAACTCGGTGCTGTTCACTGGCGAGGAGGATGCTGTCGCTGCTTCGGAATCACTTTCCGGGGCGCCGTGA
- a CDS encoding LacI family transcriptional regulator, producing MSTPRRITQKDIARAAGLTIAAVSLALRNDPSIPSRTCVRVQKLAARLGYAPDPMLGALSRYRLRTNPVGFHGNLAWLASTTADFDWREIPHFVEYVEGARQQAARHGYHLIILDLTETEGSWKRVSNVALARGIQGLLLCPQPNPDTSISELLWENFSAVTFGYSLKKPDLHSVAPAHYQATLDTMEKLHALGYRRIGFATIRSHDQRTNHNFLAGYLAARTLLGHPDIPPYLGECWWTEEALRDWILDNRLEAVLTCDVQFNRCIEQWALAVPRRLGVACPMLPSTDSGLSGVLEDNRRIGAAAVDLLVAMIQRNERGVPEHPQRLLIRGSWHPGSTLRRSVPRSRVT from the coding sequence ATGAGCACTCCCCGCCGGATTACCCAGAAGGATATTGCCCGGGCGGCCGGGCTGACCATTGCGGCGGTTTCCCTCGCCCTGCGCAACGATCCCAGCATCCCGTCCCGCACCTGCGTCCGTGTCCAAAAGTTGGCCGCCAGACTCGGCTACGCGCCCGATCCGATGCTGGGCGCTCTTTCCCGCTATCGCTTGCGCACCAACCCTGTGGGGTTTCATGGCAATCTGGCTTGGCTGGCATCGACCACCGCCGACTTCGATTGGCGGGAAATCCCGCATTTTGTGGAATACGTAGAGGGAGCCCGCCAGCAGGCAGCCCGGCATGGCTACCATCTGATTATCCTCGATCTGACGGAGACCGAGGGGTCGTGGAAGCGGGTTAGCAATGTCGCTCTGGCCCGTGGCATCCAGGGCTTGCTGCTCTGCCCGCAGCCCAATCCCGATACCAGCATTTCGGAACTGCTCTGGGAGAATTTTTCTGCCGTGACTTTTGGATACAGTCTCAAGAAGCCGGACCTGCACTCGGTCGCCCCCGCCCATTATCAGGCGACTCTGGATACGATGGAAAAACTCCATGCCCTGGGATACCGGCGGATCGGATTCGCAACCATTCGCAGTCACGATCAACGCACCAATCATAACTTTCTCGCGGGTTACCTCGCGGCCCGGACCCTCCTCGGACATCCCGACATTCCGCCTTATTTGGGTGAATGCTGGTGGACCGAGGAAGCTCTGCGCGACTGGATACTGGACAATCGGCTGGAGGCGGTTCTCACCTGCGACGTGCAGTTCAATCGCTGTATTGAGCAATGGGCGCTCGCTGTGCCCCGCCGCCTCGGCGTTGCCTGCCCGATGCTCCCTTCAACCGATAGCGGCCTCAGCGGAGTGCTGGAGGACAACCGGCGCATCGGCGCGGCCGCCGTGGATCTTCTGGTCGCGATGATCCAGCGCAATGAGCGCGGTGTGCCCGAACACCCGCAGCGCCTCCTCATTCGTGGTTCGTGGCATCCGGGCTCCACCCTGCGCAGGAGTGTGCCTCGTTCCCGGGTCACTTAA
- a CDS encoding N-terminal cleavage protein — translation MNRPTLRSVRAFTLIELLTVVAIIGVLSAILLVTLGKARSMAERTSTIASLRSVGLAIAAYVNDDRQGRLPGNLNIGQMPGYSTNNRRYLGYFLWPYLSDPEPTATTYVSPALKNRAYERQRVSEGMGIDTFVYMVCTQIGSSAKGNLLANPFGNGSEENKPPYPISFVKLAEYSPSKEWAIRDVDRKIRSGSNYLPEPPLGNVRMHLYFDWHVAPVKVE, via the coding sequence ATGAACCGCCCCACCTTACGCTCCGTTCGCGCTTTCACGTTGATCGAACTGCTGACCGTTGTTGCCATCATTGGCGTCCTCAGTGCCATCCTTCTGGTGACGCTGGGCAAGGCGCGCTCCATGGCGGAGCGCACCTCCACGATCGCCAGTCTTCGCTCCGTCGGGCTTGCCATCGCCGCCTATGTCAACGACGACCGCCAAGGTCGCCTTCCCGGAAATCTCAATATCGGCCAGATGCCGGGTTACTCCACTAATAACAGACGATATCTCGGCTATTTTCTCTGGCCTTATTTGAGTGATCCCGAGCCGACCGCCACGACCTACGTGTCTCCTGCTCTTAAGAATCGGGCCTACGAGCGCCAACGCGTGTCGGAAGGCATGGGCATCGACACATTTGTTTACATGGTTTGCACACAAATCGGTTCTTCGGCCAAAGGGAATCTGCTCGCAAATCCCTTTGGCAACGGCAGCGAAGAAAACAAACCACCTTACCCGATTTCGTTCGTGAAGCTTGCCGAATACAGTCCGAGCAAAGAATGGGCCATCCGGGACGTCGACAGAAAGATTCGGAGTGGCTCTAACTACCTGCCCGAACCACCGCTCGGCAACGTCCGCATGCATCTCTACTTCGACTGGCACGTCGCCCCCGTGAAGGTGGAGTAA
- a CDS encoding glycoside hydrolase family 10, whose product MNTRSLVSTEYKKLWSAPGLQARIGDGIRRHRQSDAVIRTTDFTGKPMPGVKVRVRQHDSPFHFGANLFKLGDYPLDELNRKYEEAFCALFNGATVPFYWRTLEPEQGRPRFGTHSVPLARRPPPDKAVKFCEERGLRMHGHTLVWNLRKWGIPDWLPEDPAEAAPFWEKRIAEIAARYGNRIKRWDVVNEVVAHYERRPVGLPMQPDYAARSFEWAEKYLPAEARLDINETTGVWGVRAGNAYTDEYVALIERLLATGRRVGGIGLQFHLFNDSDLARVLAGETYTPESLLSVLDRHARFGRPIHVSEITLTAPGNSPEGLAAQAEVVRNFYRLWFSHPFVEGITWWNLPDGGAAPGENKVYSGLLFDDMRPKPAWHVLQDLVRREWRTQTEGVTDSDGCFRFRGFHGSYVINTESGNVDSGIQSSITLEPEKTAEQLIRL is encoded by the coding sequence ATGAACACCCGCTCCCTTGTTTCCACCGAATACAAAAAGCTCTGGTCGGCCCCCGGGCTCCAGGCCCGCATCGGCGATGGCATCCGGCGCCACCGCCAGAGCGACGCCGTCATCCGCACAACCGACTTCACGGGCAAACCCATGCCCGGCGTCAAGGTCCGCGTCCGCCAGCACGACTCGCCCTTTCACTTCGGGGCCAACCTTTTCAAGCTCGGGGATTACCCGCTGGATGAACTCAACCGCAAATACGAGGAGGCCTTCTGCGCCCTCTTCAACGGCGCGACGGTTCCTTTCTACTGGCGCACGCTCGAACCCGAACAAGGCCGTCCGCGCTTTGGCACGCACAGCGTGCCCCTTGCCCGCCGGCCGCCACCCGACAAAGCCGTGAAATTCTGCGAAGAACGCGGCCTGCGCATGCACGGCCACACCCTCGTCTGGAACCTTCGCAAATGGGGCATCCCCGACTGGCTGCCCGAGGATCCTGCCGAGGCCGCTCCGTTCTGGGAAAAACGCATCGCGGAAATCGCCGCCCGCTACGGCAACCGCATCAAGCGCTGGGATGTCGTCAACGAAGTCGTCGCTCACTACGAACGGCGACCCGTCGGCCTGCCCATGCAGCCGGACTATGCGGCGCGTTCTTTTGAATGGGCGGAAAAATACCTGCCCGCCGAGGCCCGCCTCGACATCAACGAGACGACCGGGGTCTGGGGCGTGCGGGCAGGGAATGCCTACACCGATGAATACGTCGCCCTGATCGAACGCCTCCTCGCCACCGGCCGTCGCGTCGGAGGGATAGGCCTGCAATTTCACCTCTTTAACGACAGCGACCTCGCCAGGGTTCTCGCTGGCGAGACCTACACACCGGAGTCGTTGCTCTCCGTCCTCGACCGCCACGCCCGCTTCGGACGGCCCATTCACGTCAGCGAGATCACGCTCACCGCCCCCGGCAACTCTCCCGAAGGACTCGCCGCCCAGGCCGAGGTCGTCCGCAATTTCTACCGCCTCTGGTTCAGCCACCCGTTCGTCGAGGGCATCACCTGGTGGAATCTGCCCGATGGCGGCGCGGCTCCCGGTGAGAACAAGGTTTATTCGGGACTGCTTTTCGACGACATGCGCCCCAAGCCCGCCTGGCACGTCCTGCAGGATCTTGTCCGCCGGGAATGGCGCACGCAGACGGAAGGCGTGACCGATTCCGACGGTTGCTTCCGCTTCCGCGGCTTCCACGGCTCCTATGTCATCAATACGGAATCCGGCAACGTTGACTCCGGTATCCAGTCTTCAATCACCCTCGAACCGGAGAAGACCGCAGAACAACTCATCCGCCTGTGA
- a CDS encoding autotransporter codes for MKKHKLLLPLLLAASTLNLAATTYQWDNAATSSSWDTAANWSPNGTPGEGDTIGTPLKTGAALVNGEKSVYSMDIGSAWTLRGTGGQSQLTIGAGGLIKSGSGTLVIRNDNALATTVFNVTTSSVTLNGGSIAFGSSPNPLTSLYVSGVTSVTSSSATLPLYVLNATLAGGLDNAGTVGLHAGPDGTATALTVGGITGSGTGVIRVASASANKSSTLKIALGSGTKNYNGKIENGGATNSLTIEKTGTGTQILSNANTYSGGTTVEEGALLVANASGSGVGTGEVAVKNSGTFGGTGIVALAAGNAIIVDSGGTLIGGDGETLNSVLTIANDVTFQSGSTIRLALGAGGAHSSIARTGGIWSFASDQSIFFDNISEGAQAGVVYSGIITGLASDPGVDGWTIANAGWTGMFSYDNGSVSVVLNSVIPEPASVASVLAIVAALAACCVCRRRSTR; via the coding sequence ATGAAAAAGCACAAACTCCTCCTGCCTCTGCTCCTTGCCGCTTCAACGCTCAACCTCGCGGCCACCACCTACCAATGGGATAATGCCGCCACCTCCTCCAGTTGGGACACCGCCGCCAATTGGTCACCGAACGGCACGCCCGGCGAAGGCGACACCATCGGGACGCCGCTTAAAACGGGTGCCGCACTCGTCAATGGTGAAAAGTCCGTTTACAGCATGGACATCGGCTCCGCATGGACGCTTCGGGGCACTGGCGGGCAGTCGCAACTGACAATCGGCGCTGGCGGTTTGATCAAATCGGGTTCGGGCACGCTGGTTATCCGGAATGACAATGCTCTCGCGACCACCGTCTTCAACGTCACCACCAGTTCCGTCACACTCAACGGCGGTTCCATCGCCTTTGGTTCCAGTCCCAATCCACTCACCTCCCTGTACGTCTCTGGCGTAACGAGCGTGACTTCAAGCAGTGCTACGCTTCCTTTATACGTCCTCAATGCCACGCTGGCGGGCGGCTTGGATAACGCAGGCACCGTTGGGCTGCATGCGGGACCCGATGGCACCGCCACCGCGCTCACCGTTGGCGGCATCACGGGATCAGGAACCGGAGTCATTCGAGTGGCCTCCGCTAGTGCAAACAAGTCGAGCACGCTCAAAATTGCTCTCGGAAGCGGCACCAAAAACTACAACGGAAAAATCGAAAACGGCGGCGCGACGAACTCACTCACCATAGAGAAAACAGGCACAGGCACCCAAATCCTCTCCAACGCCAACACCTACAGCGGCGGCACAACCGTCGAGGAGGGGGCGCTCCTCGTTGCCAACGCCAGCGGCAGCGGAGTCGGCACCGGCGAAGTTGCGGTGAAAAACAGCGGCACGTTTGGCGGCACCGGAATCGTCGCCCTTGCGGCGGGCAACGCGATCATCGTCGATTCCGGCGGAACCCTGATTGGCGGGGACGGAGAGACGCTTAACAGCGTCCTCACCATCGCCAACGACGTTACCTTCCAGAGCGGCTCCACGATCCGGCTGGCCTTGGGCGCTGGCGGCGCTCACTCCTCTATCGCTCGCACCGGCGGCATCTGGAGCTTTGCCAGCGACCAGTCCATCTTCTTCGACAACATCAGCGAAGGGGCCCAAGCCGGAGTTGTTTATTCCGGCATCATCACCGGCCTTGCCTCCGATCCCGGAGTCGACGGATGGACGATTGCCAACGCTGGCTGGACGGGCATGTTTTCCTATGACAACGGTTCGGTCAGCGTCGTGTTGAACTCCGTCATTCCCGAACCTGCCTCCGTCGCCTCCGTTCTCGCTATCGTGGCTGCGCTTGCCGCTTGTTGCGTTTGCCGCCGTCGTTCCACCCGTTAA